The region TCCGGTCAGGTGTCAGCGCTCCGGGTCCGTTTGAACCGAAAACAGAACTTCAGTCTTTCTGCTGGAGGCCGTGGGCCTGctggaccaggactgggacCAGGACCGGGGCTGGGACCAGGACCTGGACCGGgacctggaccaggaccaggaccaggctGTGACCCGGACCAGCAGTGGATCAGCGAGGCTGTGCCAGCAGTCCAGCTTTAGCAGCCAGAGCCTCGTTCTGCTGAATGTGGTACTCCTGGAAGCGCATGGAGATCCGCTGAGTCATCTTCAGGTACTTCTGCAGGCAGGACTCGGAGCAGCTGGACTGGAACCACAGGAACAACAA is a window of Kryptolebias marmoratus isolate JLee-2015 linkage group LG10, ASM164957v2, whole genome shotgun sequence DNA encoding:
- the timm9 gene encoding mitochondrial import inner membrane translocase subunit Tim9, with amino-acid sequence MAAVQVSESDQIKQFKEFLGTYNKVTENCFMDCVKDFTTRDVKPEESSCSESCLQKYLKMTQRISMRFQEYHIQQNEALAAKAGLLAQPR